A DNA window from Litorivicinus lipolyticus contains the following coding sequences:
- a CDS encoding calcium-binding protein produces the protein MLHRHTAIALALALVTHNAIAGAHAGLSTIGTTTAVMSEASTADDASERLDGQSGDQDYPYLSAIKALATVGEVDQATGLALTGYPDGQAAWLLDDDTVRVVYQSESYATMSNETYGWPMKNGTRFTGSHIHAIDYDRAGLSTFLTNGNSAAGLVKGSSHLFDTVYNAFGVAVTADGVWGNQALADGTRVNFNAEHALTEGDFFFQSFCGAFYEPAYKYGAGLGFADDLWLTAEEWNIQRMFEGTGVDAHDTMGLASVVVDLATKTAYTVPALGQSGYEKILPINPKHPDYVVLVMAGYNHGIEPTPLRIYVGKKGLDAQGNPVGAGANARDQFLARNGLLYGKLYGMAVANADYAGLGIRNINTDDKMLDDYLTDASAPDRFNAKFFATSYQWQGWDAPVSVRDTEAFKWQAASEQPAGYTFFVGDSKTEHPAVDPNIANQRYVQNMTNKGGMIGVELTDFVAAVADGDLPQALSAKVTRILAAHDGALSLDVADKGIKHGNQGTHATAKDGTAQMVAPDGLQWVRTADADVLIVDEDSGNEFGERKYALVLDADKFELAQPKGYFLAMAGGKQSPRAQAGVAAIPGAFKSATSSEFSGTWNVSALLARKANGTFYTADELKGTGEARINASIGLNDSQFIGVLQHKGESAGQVGAVKADQGGQLLMFGLNLPASALN, from the coding sequence ATGTTGCACCGTCATACCGCCATTGCCCTTGCGCTGGCCCTTGTTACGCATAACGCAATCGCCGGCGCCCACGCCGGCCTATCCACGATTGGCACCACCACCGCGGTGATGAGCGAAGCCAGCACCGCCGACGACGCCAGCGAACGCCTGGATGGCCAAAGCGGCGACCAAGACTACCCCTACCTAAGCGCGATCAAGGCCCTGGCCACGGTCGGCGAAGTCGATCAAGCCACCGGGCTTGCACTGACCGGCTATCCGGATGGTCAGGCTGCGTGGTTATTAGATGACGACACCGTGCGCGTGGTTTACCAATCCGAGTCGTACGCCACCATGTCCAACGAGACTTACGGCTGGCCGATGAAAAACGGCACCCGGTTCACCGGCTCGCACATCCATGCGATTGATTATGACCGCGCCGGGTTGTCGACCTTTTTGACCAACGGCAACAGCGCCGCCGGGCTGGTCAAGGGCTCATCACACCTATTCGACACCGTTTACAACGCCTTTGGCGTGGCGGTGACGGCTGATGGCGTTTGGGGCAATCAGGCCCTGGCCGACGGCACCCGGGTTAACTTCAATGCTGAACACGCCTTGACTGAAGGCGACTTCTTTTTCCAGTCCTTTTGCGGCGCGTTTTACGAGCCTGCGTATAAATACGGCGCCGGCTTGGGCTTTGCCGACGACCTTTGGCTGACGGCGGAAGAATGGAACATCCAGCGCATGTTCGAGGGCACAGGAGTCGACGCCCACGACACCATGGGATTGGCCAGCGTCGTCGTCGATTTGGCCACAAAAACTGCCTACACGGTGCCGGCGTTGGGCCAGTCCGGGTACGAAAAGATCCTGCCGATCAACCCCAAGCACCCCGACTATGTGGTGTTGGTGATGGCCGGGTATAACCACGGCATTGAACCAACCCCGCTGCGGATCTATGTCGGTAAAAAGGGTCTGGATGCCCAGGGCAACCCGGTTGGGGCGGGCGCCAATGCGCGCGATCAGTTTTTGGCCCGCAACGGTCTGTTGTACGGCAAGCTGTATGGCATGGCCGTGGCCAACGCTGACTATGCGGGACTCGGCATCCGCAATATCAACACGGATGACAAGATGTTGGACGACTATTTGACCGACGCCAGTGCGCCGGACCGTTTCAACGCCAAGTTCTTTGCCACGTCCTACCAGTGGCAAGGCTGGGATGCGCCGGTCAGCGTGCGCGATACCGAGGCCTTCAAGTGGCAAGCCGCCAGCGAACAACCCGCCGGCTATACATTTTTCGTCGGTGACTCGAAAACCGAGCACCCCGCCGTTGACCCCAATATTGCCAACCAGCGTTACGTCCAAAACATGACCAACAAGGGCGGCATGATTGGCGTCGAGTTGACCGACTTTGTCGCAGCCGTCGCCGATGGCGATTTGCCGCAGGCATTGTCAGCCAAGGTCACGCGTATTTTGGCCGCCCACGACGGCGCGCTATCGCTAGACGTCGCCGACAAGGGCATTAAGCATGGCAACCAGGGCACCCACGCCACGGCCAAAGACGGCACCGCACAAATGGTCGCCCCGGACGGGCTGCAGTGGGTGCGCACGGCGGATGCGGACGTGCTAATTGTCGACGAGGATTCGGGTAACGAATTTGGCGAGCGTAAATACGCCTTGGTGCTGGACGCGGATAAGTTCGAGCTGGCGCAGCCGAAGGGTTATTTTCTAGCCATGGCGGGTGGCAAGCAAAGCCCGCGGGCTCAGGCCGGCGTCGCGGCTATTCCCGGTGCGTTTAAATCCGCGACCTCATCGGAGTTCTCGGGCACCTGGAACGTCTCGGCGCTGTTGGCACGCAAAGCCAATGGCACGTTCTACACGGCTGACGAGCTAAAAGGCACCGGCGAAGCCCGCATCAATGCGTCGATTGGCCTGAATGACTCGCAGTTCATCGGGGTGTTACAGCACAAGGGTGAATCCGCAGGCCAAGTCGGCGCAGTCAAAGCCGATCAAGGCGGTCAATTACTCATGTTTGGTTTGAACTTGCCGGCTTCAGCGCTGAACTAG
- a CDS encoding heme biosynthesis HemY N-terminal domain-containing protein yields the protein MGAFIKVVLFLVLLAACLLGGTWLGQLIQNDPGYVLLSYGTTSVEMSLWVGLAGLVVAMVLGYLATRLVGYVLNSPGGLGRMWSRLRGRSARGATQKGFMELRMGRYEAALKHLTAAAPRSELAFINYLSAAEAANALGRGEQRDALLVKALEAVPGSELAVGLAEARMQFDNGQLEACAHTLSALRRHKPKDPELITLSCQVNQQLGRTDELVKLLPLARKTGALPETDIEALEIQAFADSLIQAGEDAESVSKPSEVPLALKITWDTVPKRLRTHERLVDPYINGLIAAGATDAARTTLEGLIKKVPGQAWFDRYGSLELGDVAVRRQFLDKRLKGITDGAGPAQLALGRLAMAQGDLTAAESALEASAEAQPRPETYEALANLYRDQGRHEMTAQALTSLTHLVRDWPVSTAVVVKVDAEPAVEPEPSAV from the coding sequence ATGGGCGCCTTTATTAAGGTCGTTCTGTTCTTGGTGTTGCTGGCCGCCTGCTTGCTGGGCGGCACTTGGCTGGGTCAGTTGATTCAAAACGACCCGGGCTACGTGCTGTTGTCCTATGGCACCACCAGCGTCGAGATGAGCCTGTGGGTCGGCCTGGCCGGACTCGTCGTCGCCATGGTGCTGGGATACCTGGCGACGCGCTTGGTCGGCTATGTGCTGAACAGCCCCGGCGGGCTGGGCCGGATGTGGAGCCGCCTGCGCGGTCGTAGCGCCCGCGGTGCGACCCAAAAGGGCTTCATGGAATTGCGCATGGGCCGCTACGAAGCGGCGCTAAAGCACCTGACCGCGGCCGCGCCGCGCTCAGAACTGGCCTTTATTAACTACCTGTCCGCCGCCGAAGCCGCCAACGCCCTGGGCCGCGGCGAACAGCGCGATGCCTTGCTGGTCAAGGCGCTGGAAGCCGTGCCCGGCAGTGAATTGGCGGTCGGCTTGGCCGAAGCGCGAATGCAGTTCGACAACGGTCAACTGGAGGCCTGTGCCCACACCCTGTCGGCGCTGCGCCGGCACAAGCCCAAAGACCCCGAATTGATCACGCTGTCATGCCAGGTCAATCAACAACTCGGCCGCACCGATGAGCTGGTTAAGTTATTGCCGCTGGCGCGCAAAACCGGCGCGTTGCCGGAAACCGATATCGAAGCGCTGGAAATCCAAGCCTTTGCCGATTCGCTGATCCAGGCCGGCGAGGATGCCGAGTCGGTGTCCAAGCCCTCCGAGGTGCCCTTGGCGCTGAAAATTACCTGGGACACGGTGCCCAAACGCCTGCGCACCCATGAACGCTTGGTCGACCCCTACATCAACGGCTTGATCGCCGCCGGCGCCACCGATGCCGCGCGCACGACCTTGGAAGGACTGATCAAAAAAGTTCCCGGCCAAGCCTGGTTTGACCGCTACGGCTCGCTGGAATTGGGTGATGTGGCTGTGCGTCGTCAGTTTTTGGACAAACGCCTAAAAGGCATTACTGACGGTGCCGGGCCCGCGCAATTGGCGCTGGGCCGATTGGCCATGGCCCAGGGCGACCTGACCGCCGCTGAAAGCGCCTTGGAAGCCAGCGCCGAGGCTCAGCCGCGACCGGAGACCTACGAGGCCTTGGCCAACCTGTACCGCGATCAAGGCCGTCACGAGATGACCGCCCAGGCGCTTACGTCGCTGACGCATTTGGTGCGTGATTGGCCCGTGTCGACGGCTGTGGTGGTCAAGGTGGACGCCGAACCGGCGGTTGAGCCCGAGCCCAGCGCGGTCTAG
- a CDS encoding uroporphyrinogen-III C-methyltransferase, producing the protein MSHDDKTDTPLDAVDDAVEETVEAVMETPIEPAIEDVEPAPAPADTPKQPGRGLSLIAIAVSLVALLGVGAGGWMAGQQSGAAQSAQSDLAAQLASLQARVDGLGSPGADISALQVDLARIDASQQQVFAAAEGASTTSQNVTEQLSSMVGDLADTRTRIELIEGNRAQEYLLAEVEYLMRIAIQRVQAGRDVATGLSLLLSADQALASADDASLFPVRKALAAEIAALRAVPGLDRTGLYLKLSAAAEQVDNLRMSPAEVDTAPVVESTDAIDGAIKTLASFVTVRRRDNPVQPMLAPTEAAYVRQNLRLMMEQSQLALLDGDAGTWQASLTRAQDWVGRYFLASDTQTTALLETLAPLGSINIAPDLPSMGGSLNALRAVQQARVDALVGGE; encoded by the coding sequence GTGAGCCACGACGATAAGACCGACACGCCACTGGATGCCGTCGATGATGCGGTTGAAGAAACCGTCGAGGCGGTCATGGAAACGCCGATCGAGCCCGCTATTGAGGACGTCGAGCCTGCGCCCGCGCCCGCGGACACACCCAAGCAGCCCGGTCGCGGACTGTCGTTGATCGCTATTGCCGTGTCGCTGGTGGCCTTACTGGGTGTCGGTGCCGGCGGTTGGATGGCTGGCCAGCAAAGCGGCGCGGCCCAGTCTGCGCAATCCGACTTGGCTGCCCAACTGGCCAGCTTGCAAGCCCGTGTCGATGGCCTGGGTTCACCCGGTGCCGACATCAGCGCGCTGCAAGTCGATTTGGCCCGTATCGATGCCAGCCAGCAACAGGTCTTTGCCGCCGCCGAGGGCGCCAGCACCACCAGTCAAAACGTCACCGAACAGCTGTCATCCATGGTCGGCGATTTGGCCGACACTCGCACCCGGATCGAATTGATCGAAGGCAATCGAGCCCAGGAATACCTGCTGGCAGAAGTCGAGTACCTGATGCGGATCGCGATCCAGCGTGTTCAGGCCGGGCGCGATGTCGCCACTGGCTTGTCGTTATTGCTAAGCGCCGATCAGGCCTTGGCGAGTGCCGATGACGCCTCGTTATTCCCCGTGCGCAAAGCCTTGGCCGCTGAAATCGCCGCCCTGCGGGCCGTGCCTGGTTTGGATCGGACCGGGTTGTACCTGAAACTGTCGGCCGCCGCCGAGCAGGTCGATAACCTGCGCATGTCGCCCGCCGAAGTCGACACCGCGCCGGTGGTGGAATCCACCGACGCCATCGACGGCGCCATCAAAACCCTCGCCAGCTTCGTCACCGTGCGCCGCCGCGATAATCCGGTCCAGCCGATGCTGGCGCCGACCGAAGCGGCCTACGTGCGTCAAAACCTGCGTTTGATGATGGAACAAAGCCAGCTGGCGCTGTTGGACGGCGATGCCGGTACTTGGCAAGCCAGTTTGACCCGCGCCCAAGACTGGGTCGGCCGTTATTTCCTCGCCAGTGACACCCAAACCACCGCGTTATTAGAAACGCTGGCGCCACTGGGAAGTATCAATATTGCGCCGGACTTGCCTAGCATGGGCGGGTCGTTGAACGCCTTGCGTGCGGTCCAACAAGCCCGGGTCGATGCCCTCGTAGGGGGTGAATAA
- a CDS encoding uroporphyrinogen-III synthase: MRVLLTRPDAELSQLADAVTRLGHTAICAPALDIQPLAFGHQAIMNIDEFDMVVVTSKPAASALVSVLDEYWPQWPEGLRVLAVGEGSGAITRAADIATQVAQPSTSEGVLAHPWLADSRRVLLVTGAGGRGLIDAELADRGIAVTRLDTYRRARVPLPPTLAEALLEPADIAWVTSVDALDAMRDWALPAGAIRNCWVPSARVADHARSLHYSSVRVLPGADNASVLAQLTKESL; encoded by the coding sequence ATGAGGGTATTGCTGACTCGCCCCGACGCGGAGTTGAGTCAACTGGCGGACGCCGTCACGCGCCTAGGTCACACCGCCATTTGCGCCCCGGCGCTGGACATCCAGCCGCTGGCGTTTGGCCACCAGGCGATCATGAATATTGATGAGTTCGATATGGTCGTGGTGACCTCGAAGCCCGCGGCGTCGGCGCTGGTATCGGTGCTGGACGAGTATTGGCCGCAGTGGCCCGAGGGCCTGCGCGTGTTGGCGGTTGGCGAGGGCAGTGGCGCGATAACGCGCGCGGCCGACATTGCGACCCAGGTCGCACAACCCAGCACCAGCGAGGGTGTGCTGGCTCACCCCTGGTTGGCGGATAGCCGCCGGGTGTTGCTGGTCACCGGCGCCGGCGGGCGCGGGCTGATCGACGCTGAGCTGGCCGATCGCGGCATCGCCGTCACCCGTTTGGATACTTACCGTCGCGCTAGGGTCCCATTGCCGCCCACGCTCGCGGAGGCTTTACTGGAGCCTGCGGATATTGCCTGGGTGACCTCGGTCGATGCCCTGGACGCCATGCGCGACTGGGCATTGCCGGCGGGGGCGATCCGGAATTGCTGGGTCCCCAGCGCGCGCGTGGCGGATCACGCGCGGTCACTTCATTATTCGTCGGTGCGGGTGCTGCCCGGCGCCGACAATGCCAGCGTGCTGGCGCAACTGACTAAGGAGTCGCTGTGA
- the hemC gene encoding hydroxymethylbilane synthase: MTLTIATRESPLALWQAEHVQALLRAAHPDLIVELLPMTTEGDQKLEGPLYTSGGKGLFVKELEKALMDGRADLAVHSLKDVPVHFPDGLGLTGVMAGEDPRDAFVSNTAAHFDDLPAGATVGSASLRRVSQLKHARPDLNFAVVRGNLQTRLRKLDEGQYDALILAVAGLERMGMADRIGHAIDPDLCLPAVGQGVLGLETRLGDDATIARIQCLLDVSTAQRIAAERAVSTRLDGGCQVPLAVHAVRVGDDLRITARVGAPDGSELIEVETQGPADQGADMGVSLAEQLLADGAGDYLV, from the coding sequence ATGACCCTGACCATTGCGACCCGCGAATCTCCCCTGGCCTTGTGGCAGGCCGAACACGTCCAGGCTCTATTGCGTGCCGCCCACCCAGATTTGATCGTCGAATTATTGCCGATGACCACCGAGGGCGATCAAAAGCTTGAGGGCCCTTTGTACACGTCCGGTGGCAAGGGCTTGTTCGTTAAAGAGTTGGAAAAAGCCTTGATGGACGGCCGCGCCGACTTGGCCGTGCACTCGCTTAAAGACGTGCCGGTGCACTTTCCCGATGGGCTGGGGTTGACCGGCGTCATGGCCGGCGAGGACCCGCGCGATGCGTTTGTCAGCAACACCGCCGCCCACTTTGACGACTTGCCGGCCGGCGCCACCGTTGGCAGTGCCAGCCTGCGCCGGGTCAGCCAGCTAAAACATGCCCGACCTGACCTGAACTTCGCCGTGGTGCGCGGCAATTTGCAAACGCGCCTGCGCAAACTCGACGAAGGCCAATACGACGCCCTGATTTTGGCCGTCGCCGGGTTAGAGCGCATGGGCATGGCCGATCGCATTGGCCACGCCATTGACCCCGATTTGTGTTTGCCCGCGGTGGGGCAGGGCGTGTTGGGCTTGGAAACCCGTTTGGGTGACGACGCCACCATCGCCCGCATCCAGTGCCTGTTGGATGTCTCGACCGCCCAACGTATCGCCGCCGAACGGGCGGTATCGACACGCCTGGACGGCGGCTGCCAAGTGCCGTTGGCCGTGCACGCCGTGCGGGTGGGTGATGATTTGCGCATCACCGCGCGCGTCGGTGCCCCGGATGGATCGGAGTTAATTGAAGTCGAAACCCAGGGTCCGGCCGACCAAGGCGCCGACATGGGCGTGTCATTGGCCGAACAATTGTTGGCCGATGGCGCCGGTGATTATCTGGTATGA
- the argH gene encoding argininosuccinate lyase: protein MSTQKPNNDALWGGRFSEATDAFVQEFTASVQFDQRMAGEDIRGSRAHARMLGVQGVLTADEVNQIDEGLKQIEAEIQAGEFEWSIAREDVHMNIEARLTDLIGDVGKKLHTGRSRNDQVATDIRLWLRSQIDAIKGQIQRLQSGILTLADEHADLIMPGFTHLQTAQPVTFGHHLLAWYEMLDRDYQRFDDAQSRMNRCPLGAAALAGTTFPIDRHFTARELGFDAPTRNSLDSVSDRDFAMEFLSAASITSIHLTRMSEELIIWASAQFNFIDLPDRFCTGSSIMPQKKNPDVPELVRGKSGRVVGHLMSLLMLMKSQPLAYNKDNQEDKEPLFDTVDTLMGCLMSFADMVPAIVPNADAMREATLKGFATATDLADYLVRKGLPFRDAHDVVGAAVGAGVANGRDLAEFSLAELQAFDARIEADVFDVLTLEGSVNARDHFGGTAPNQVRRQVAEARARLG from the coding sequence ATGAGCACCCAAAAACCCAACAACGATGCCCTCTGGGGCGGCCGATTCAGCGAAGCCACAGACGCATTCGTGCAAGAGTTCACCGCATCGGTCCAATTTGACCAGCGCATGGCCGGCGAGGACATCCGCGGTTCGCGTGCACATGCTCGTATGCTCGGCGTTCAGGGCGTGTTGACCGCCGACGAAGTCAACCAAATCGACGAGGGTTTGAAGCAAATCGAAGCGGAAATCCAAGCGGGCGAGTTTGAGTGGTCGATTGCACGCGAAGACGTGCACATGAACATCGAAGCGCGGTTGACGGACTTGATCGGTGACGTTGGCAAAAAATTACACACCGGGCGCAGCCGTAACGACCAGGTCGCGACCGATATCCGGTTATGGCTACGCAGCCAGATCGATGCGATCAAAGGCCAAATTCAGCGCCTGCAAAGTGGCATTTTGACGCTGGCGGACGAACACGCGGATTTAATCATGCCCGGGTTCACGCATTTGCAAACCGCGCAGCCGGTGACGTTCGGCCACCATTTGCTGGCGTGGTACGAAATGTTGGACCGCGATTACCAGCGTTTTGACGACGCCCAGTCGCGGATGAACCGATGCCCGCTGGGTGCGGCGGCATTGGCCGGCACGACCTTTCCGATCGACCGGCACTTCACCGCGCGTGAATTGGGCTTTGATGCGCCGACGCGCAACAGCTTAGACAGCGTCAGCGACCGTGACTTTGCGATGGAATTTTTAAGCGCCGCCAGCATCACCTCGATTCACCTGACGCGGATGAGCGAAGAGCTGATTATTTGGGCCAGCGCCCAGTTCAACTTTATTGACCTGCCGGACCGTTTTTGCACCGGCTCATCGATCATGCCGCAGAAAAAGAACCCGGATGTGCCGGAACTCGTGCGCGGTAAATCCGGCCGCGTCGTGGGTCATTTAATGTCGCTACTGATGCTGATGAAATCGCAGCCACTGGCGTACAACAAAGACAACCAGGAAGACAAAGAGCCGCTGTTTGACACCGTGGATACGCTGATGGGGTGCCTGATGTCGTTTGCCGACATGGTGCCGGCGATCGTGCCGAATGCGGACGCCATGCGCGAGGCGACCCTAAAGGGCTTTGCCACGGCGACCGATTTGGCGGATTACCTGGTCCGTAAGGGGCTGCCATTCCGTGACGCCCACGACGTGGTCGGCGCAGCAGTCGGCGCCGGTGTCGCCAACGGGCGTGACTTGGCCGAGTTTTCATTGGCCGAATTGCAGGCCTTTGATGCGCGCATTGAAGCGGACGTGTTTGACGTGCTGACACTGGAAGGTAGCGTCAATGCGCGCGATCACTTTGGCGGCACGGCACCGAACCAAGTCCGGCGCCAGGTGGCGGAAGCGCGGGCGCGGTTGGGCTAG
- a CDS encoding acetyltransferase translates to MSDENQSENDGEVFYGVKRVQRPKVKATRVLDLSGENGRRIVITKANEILKLHEKTFAKLADM, encoded by the coding sequence ATGAGCGACGAGAACCAATCCGAAAACGATGGGGAAGTATTTTACGGCGTAAAGCGAGTGCAGCGCCCGAAAGTCAAAGCCACCCGCGTTCTCGACTTATCCGGCGAAAATGGTCGGCGAATAGTCATTACCAAAGCTAATGAAATTTTAAAATTGCATGAGAAGACATTCGCAAAGTTGGCAGATATGTAA
- a CDS encoding polysaccharide biosynthesis protein: MLNFGAQFLALSRNQKRLVMLLADLLFLPLALWSAYALRFANPFDWQYLTPALPLFAVVPFAGIAVFMKLGLYRAVVRFMGTRAIWSVLYGAVIMSLGLYAAAMLMGIHPFPRSIPINFGLLLLVYVGGSRLLVRHYYHHMVGRFADRTPVAIYGAGGAGVQLALALEQGVEYSPVVFIDDSPQLRHANVAGRKVFGPDALGTLIKTKGIEQVLLAVPNAGVAERRRILQRLSDYPVKVQTIPSMPDIISGRSVDALMDVQPEELLNRESVTPMPELYRASITGKVVMVTGAGGSIGSEICRQAARNGASRLILVEVSEYALYRLERELSGDGFGELLVPLLGNVCDGDRLNAIMAQFKVQTVYHAAAYKHVPIVENNIQEGLRNNALGTRTVALAAIANDVERFVLISTDKAVRPTNVMGATKRLAELLVQDLAARSETTRFGMVRFGNVLGSSGSVVPVFQKQIREGGPITVTHEDITRYFMTIPEAASLVIQAGAMAQGGDVFVLDMGKSVKIVDLARRMIHLAGLTVRDADTPDGDVAIDFTGLRPGEKLFEELLIGENVTGTDHPKIMRANEHSLTAVQVEALLHTAEKLMAVRDSEGLRSLLQESVDGFVPNSPNMDWVVGEPVGRTIQ, translated from the coding sequence GTGCTGAACTTTGGCGCCCAATTCCTAGCACTGTCGCGCAACCAAAAGCGCCTGGTGATGTTACTGGCGGACTTATTGTTTTTGCCGTTGGCGCTGTGGTCGGCGTATGCACTGCGTTTTGCCAACCCCTTTGATTGGCAATACCTCACCCCCGCGCTGCCGCTGTTTGCAGTGGTGCCCTTTGCCGGCATTGCGGTGTTCATGAAACTGGGCCTGTACCGTGCTGTTGTTCGATTCATGGGCACACGGGCGATTTGGTCGGTGCTGTATGGCGCGGTCATCATGTCGCTGGGGCTGTATGCGGCGGCCATGTTGATGGGTATTCACCCATTCCCCCGTTCGATACCCATCAACTTTGGATTGTTGCTGCTGGTTTATGTCGGCGGTAGCCGCCTACTAGTGCGGCACTATTACCACCATATGGTCGGGCGCTTTGCCGATCGTACGCCGGTCGCCATCTACGGGGCCGGCGGGGCCGGTGTTCAACTGGCATTGGCGCTGGAGCAAGGCGTTGAATACAGCCCGGTGGTGTTTATTGATGATTCACCGCAGCTGCGACATGCGAATGTCGCCGGTCGCAAGGTATTTGGCCCGGACGCGCTGGGTACGCTGATCAAGACGAAAGGCATTGAGCAGGTCTTGCTGGCCGTTCCAAATGCGGGCGTGGCCGAGCGCCGGCGCATTTTGCAGCGCCTATCGGATTACCCAGTCAAGGTTCAGACCATCCCGTCCATGCCCGACATTATTTCGGGACGATCGGTCGATGCGTTGATGGACGTTCAACCGGAAGAGCTATTGAACCGCGAATCCGTAACGCCAATGCCAGAACTGTATCGGGCTAGCATTACCGGCAAGGTCGTGATGGTGACCGGGGCCGGCGGTTCGATCGGCTCGGAAATATGTCGCCAGGCAGCCCGTAACGGTGCCAGCCGCTTGATATTGGTCGAGGTCAGTGAGTACGCACTGTACCGGTTGGAGCGGGAACTTAGTGGCGACGGGTTTGGGGAGCTATTGGTCCCGCTATTGGGCAACGTGTGCGATGGCGATCGACTCAACGCAATCATGGCGCAATTCAAGGTTCAAACGGTGTATCACGCCGCCGCGTACAAACACGTCCCGATTGTTGAGAACAACATCCAAGAGGGCCTGCGTAATAACGCACTGGGCACACGAACGGTGGCGTTGGCGGCCATTGCCAATGACGTCGAACGGTTTGTATTGATATCGACGGACAAAGCCGTGCGCCCGACCAACGTTATGGGTGCAACCAAACGGTTGGCCGAATTATTGGTGCAAGACTTGGCCGCGCGCAGCGAGACCACCCGATTCGGCATGGTCCGGTTCGGCAACGTACTAGGATCATCCGGGTCCGTGGTACCGGTGTTCCAAAAGCAAATTCGCGAGGGCGGTCCGATTACCGTGACCCATGAAGACATCACCCGCTATTTCATGACGATTCCCGAGGCGGCATCGTTGGTCATTCAGGCCGGGGCAATGGCCCAGGGTGGCGATGTGTTTGTGCTGGATATGGGCAAGTCGGTCAAGATTGTTGATTTGGCGCGGCGGATGATTCACTTGGCGGGATTAACGGTGCGCGACGCGGACACGCCAGACGGGGATGTCGCGATTGATTTTACGGGACTGCGGCCCGGTGAGAAGTTATTCGAAGAGTTGTTAATCGGCGAGAACGTAACCGGAACCGACCACCCCAAGATCATGCGTGCGAATGAACACAGCCTAACGGCCGTGCAGGTTGAGGCGTTATTGCATACGGCAGAGAAGTTGATGGCCGTTCGGGATAGTGAGGGGCTTCGAAGCCTGTTGCAGGAATCGGTAGACGGGTTTGTGCCCAATTCACCCAATATGGATTGGGTGGTTGGGGAACCTGTGGGGCGGACGATTCAGTAG
- a CDS encoding sugar transferase, which yields MLRTLDFLLALGGLVAGSPILLLLYLAGLFDTGSPIFRQVRVGRDQKPFTLVKFRTMAVNTASVASHLSSSRSITPFGHFLRRTKLDELPQLWNVLKGEMSLVGPRPGLFNQNELTSARQAEGVYAVRPGITGLAQVNEIDMSTPKLLARTDAAMIRTMSVGNYFKYILMTVSGKGSGDRVPG from the coding sequence ATGCTACGCACATTAGATTTTTTATTGGCGCTCGGGGGCTTGGTCGCCGGATCGCCTATTCTATTGCTCTTATACCTCGCTGGCCTTTTTGACACCGGGTCGCCGATTTTTCGGCAAGTGCGCGTTGGCCGGGACCAAAAACCGTTCACCTTGGTTAAATTCCGGACCATGGCCGTTAACACAGCGTCAGTGGCTTCCCACCTGTCCAGTAGCCGTTCGATTACACCGTTCGGTCATTTCCTCCGGCGAACCAAACTCGATGAGCTGCCCCAACTATGGAATGTACTGAAGGGCGAGATGAGCCTAGTTGGCCCTCGTCCCGGTCTCTTCAATCAAAACGAATTAACCTCAGCCCGCCAGGCCGAAGGCGTATATGCGGTTCGTCCGGGCATCACTGGGTTGGCGCAGGTCAACGAAATCGACATGTCGACGCCAAAGCTGTTGGCCCGGACAGATGCGGCGATGATTCGCACCATGAGTGTTGGAAATTACTTCAAATACATCCTGATGACGGTATCCGGGAAGGGCAGCGGTGATCGCGTTCCGGGCTAA